In the genome of Verrucomicrobium sp., one region contains:
- a CDS encoding M3 family oligoendopeptidase, protein MNLPRFKPRQFLAADFDLLDAAQQEQVAASLRAELAAARTGAELETWLDHYGELEKAADEAMWTHTIKRSQDVTDTAAEQGEREYDEKVSPWLKPLQDELRRGLVQHAAVGELPPYYDTFLRAMRGKIDLFRPENVERENEDKRLQGQYGKIVNVQVPFEGKQWTFKALAQVQEDPDRARRQAAWEAVRTARAGISEKLEDLFDQQLKVRDAIAKEAGFANYRDYIFVEKGRFDYKPEDTLAFHEQVERHVVPFLRELQRERKEKLGVETLRPWDTKIDVQGDQPLRPFQTSEELFEGVRDIFSKLDPELGERFAEMKKTGLLDLENRPGKAPGAYSQVLAETGWPFTFMSAVGTQSDVTTLIHEGGHDQQAIATRDQRLFYYMLEAGMFIEFAEVASMGMEQLAVPHLDRFYGPEDARRAKLSMVERPVEVLPWIAAIDSFQQWAYTNVDEALDHKKRREKWGELTERFGGGEDWSGYEDRRTGLWLDQPHVFVHPLYYVEYAYAQDGALQILQNSLKDPEKAVRDYRAGIALGSSKPLPELFEATGIRFDKRGEMLESIMGSLREARVAMLPQAAPRKELGGLDFQRSAVAAPIETPQRKLDKV, encoded by the coding sequence ATGAACCTCCCCCGCTTCAAGCCCCGCCAGTTCCTGGCGGCTGACTTCGACCTCCTCGACGCCGCCCAGCAGGAACAGGTGGCCGCCTCCCTCCGCGCCGAGCTGGCCGCCGCCCGCACGGGGGCCGAGCTGGAAACCTGGCTGGACCACTACGGGGAGCTGGAAAAGGCCGCCGACGAGGCGATGTGGACGCACACGATCAAGAGGAGCCAGGACGTGACCGACACGGCCGCGGAGCAGGGGGAGAGGGAGTACGACGAGAAGGTGAGCCCCTGGCTCAAGCCCCTGCAGGACGAGCTGCGGCGCGGCCTTGTCCAGCACGCGGCGGTGGGGGAGCTGCCCCCCTATTACGATACTTTCCTGCGCGCCATGCGGGGGAAGATCGACCTCTTCCGCCCGGAAAACGTGGAGCGGGAGAACGAGGACAAGCGGCTGCAGGGCCAGTACGGCAAGATCGTCAACGTCCAGGTCCCGTTCGAGGGGAAGCAGTGGACCTTCAAGGCCCTGGCCCAGGTCCAGGAGGACCCGGACCGGGCACGCCGCCAGGCCGCCTGGGAGGCGGTCCGGACGGCGCGTGCGGGGATTTCGGAAAAGCTGGAAGACCTCTTCGACCAGCAGCTGAAGGTGCGCGACGCGATCGCCAAGGAGGCGGGCTTCGCCAATTACCGGGATTACATCTTCGTCGAAAAGGGCCGCTTCGACTACAAGCCGGAGGATACCCTGGCCTTCCACGAGCAGGTGGAGCGGCACGTGGTCCCCTTCCTGCGGGAGCTGCAGCGGGAGCGGAAGGAAAAGCTGGGCGTCGAGACGCTCCGCCCGTGGGACACGAAGATCGACGTCCAGGGCGACCAGCCCCTGCGCCCCTTCCAGACTTCCGAGGAGCTCTTCGAGGGGGTGCGGGACATCTTCTCCAAGCTCGACCCGGAGCTGGGGGAACGCTTTGCCGAGATGAAGAAGACCGGCCTCCTGGACCTGGAGAACCGCCCGGGCAAGGCCCCCGGCGCTTACTCCCAGGTGCTGGCGGAGACGGGCTGGCCCTTCACGTTCATGAGCGCCGTCGGCACCCAGTCTGACGTGACGACGCTGATCCATGAGGGCGGCCACGACCAGCAGGCCATCGCCACGCGCGACCAGCGGCTTTTCTACTACATGCTCGAGGCGGGCATGTTCATCGAATTCGCGGAGGTCGCCTCCATGGGGATGGAGCAGCTGGCCGTCCCGCACTTGGACCGTTTCTACGGGCCGGAGGACGCCCGCCGGGCCAAGCTGAGCATGGTGGAGCGTCCCGTGGAGGTCCTGCCCTGGATCGCGGCGATCGACTCCTTCCAGCAGTGGGCCTACACGAACGTCGACGAGGCCCTCGACCATAAGAAGCGGCGGGAAAAGTGGGGCGAGCTGACGGAACGCTTCGGCGGCGGCGAGGACTGGAGCGGCTACGAGGACCGGCGCACCGGCCTGTGGCTCGACCAGCCGCACGTCTTCGTCCACCCCCTCTACTACGTCGAATACGCCTACGCGCAGGACGGCGCGCTCCAGATTTTGCAGAACTCCCTGAAGGACCCGGAGAAGGCGGTGCGCGATTACCGCGCGGGGATCGCCCTGGGCAGCTCCAAGCCGCTGCCGGAGCTTTTCGAGGCGACGGGCATCCGCTTCGACAAGCGCGGGGAGATGCTGGAATCGATCATGGGCAGCCTGCGGGAGGCGCGTGTCGCGATGCTGCCCCAGGCCGCGCCGCGCAAGGAGCTGGGCGGCCTCGACTTCCAGCGCAGCGCCGTCGCCGCGCCGATCGAGACGCCGCAGCGGAAGCTGGACAAGGTTTAG